A stretch of the Vigna radiata var. radiata cultivar VC1973A chromosome 7, Vradiata_ver6, whole genome shotgun sequence genome encodes the following:
- the LOC106767747 gene encoding probable E3 ubiquitin-protein ligase RHA4A yields the protein MDVPQTPTPSPHLYPQELQLKLYQAFIFSIPILFSIILVLLFYLFYLKRRASSLSSPPLHILTNTANPQTTYPYPSQPYGLDLTVQFLDKLPRILFDEDFGTRDSVCCVCLGEFELKEELLQIPYCKHVFHISCICNWLQSNSTCPLCRCCITPSTKFLNTPSPIVSDSPQQGGISGSSSHIMSMPQQQEDQVGNSTNTTIFQGNGVLLT from the exons ATGGATGTGCCACAAACTCCAACCCCCTCTCCACATTTGTATCCACAAGAACTTCAACTTAAACTTTACCAAGCCTTCATCTTCTCCATTCCCATACTCTTTTCCATCATTCTGGTTCTCTTGTTTTACTTGTTCTACCTCAAAAGAAGAGCTTCCTCTCTCTCATCACCACCTCTCCATATACTTACCAACACTGCCAATCCTCAAACAACATATCCTTACCCTTCACAA CCTTACGGATTAGATCTTACAGTGCAATTTCTTGACAAACTTCCAAGAATTTTATTTGATGAGGATTTTGGAACAAGAGATTCAGT ATGTTGTGTTTGCCTTGGAGAATTTGAGCTGAAGGAAGAGCTGCTACAAATTCCTTATTGCAAGCATGTGTTTCACATTAGCTGCATATGCAACTGGTTGCAATCAAACTCCACGTGTCCACTTTGTAGATGTTGCATCACACCCTCCACCAAATTCCTTAATACACCCTCACCTATTGTATCAGACTCACCACAGCAGGGTGGAATTTCAGGCTCTTCATCACACATCATGTCCATGCCTCAGCAACAAGAAGATCAAGTTGGTAATTCCACAAACACTaccattttccaaggaaatGGTGTATTACTTACATGA
- the LOC106766647 gene encoding proline dehydrogenase 2, mitochondrial-like codes for MAFRVLSRRILDNIHCSTAMKPRNTCHTSLSTATVSSSSPATTLNLEDVEQLFGSVSTKQLLRSSAIQHAMAVDSLVDLGIWVTKVKVFESGMLRDLVTTTMRHTLYANYCAGEDAAAAGRSILALNDTGLRSMLAFGAEDALDNEGCDENLQGFLHSVEVTKSLPPSSVSFVIVKITAICPMVLLERLSDLLRWQKKDPSVVLPWKQDSFPIFAESSPLYHTQKRPEPLTPEEESDLQLVNQRLLKLCQKCEEANVPLLVDAEDTTVQPAIDYFTYSSAIMHNKDNKPIVFGTIQTYLKDAKERLLLTTKAAEKMGVPMGLKLVRGAYMSRESKLAKSLGFASPVHSTIQDTHNCFNDCSSFMLEKVANGPGSVVLATHNIESGKLAVEKAHELGVEKVNQKLEFAQLYGMSEALSYGLSNAGFRVSKYMPFGPVEMTMPYLIRRAEENRGVLAASGFDRQLTRKELARRLKALVF; via the exons ATGGCATTCCGGGTGCTCTCTCGCAGAATCCTCGATAACATTCATTGCAGCACCGCAATGAAGCCCCGGAATACTTGCCATACCTCCCTCTCCACCGCCACCGTGTCGTCGTCTTCTCCGGCGACGACACTAAACTTAGAGGACGTAGAGCAGCTCTTTGGGTCGGTGTCGACGAAACAGTTGCTCCGGTCCTCTGCCATACAACATGCAATGGCGGTAGATTCCTTGGTAGACTTGGGAATATGGGTGACGAAGGTGAAGGTGTTTGAGAGTGGAATGCTGAGAGATCTCGTGACGACCACCATGCGCCACACGTTATACGCCAACTATTGCGCCGGCGAGGATGCTGCCGCCGCCGGGAGAAGCATACTGGCGCTGAACGATACCGGGCTGCGTAGCATGCTGGCTTTTGGGGCAGAAGATGCACTCGACAATGAGGGGTGTGATGAGAACCTTCAAGGGTTCCTTCACAGTGTTGAGGTTACCAAATCCCTTCCACCATCCTCT GTGAGCTTTGTTATTGTGAAAATCACTGCAATATGTCCCATGGTATTGCTAGAAAGACTCAGTGACCTTCTACGATGGCAAAAGAAAGACCCTTCAGTCGTTTTGCCATGGAAGCAAGATTCCTTCCCAATTTTTGCAGAATCTAGCCCTTTGTACCACACACAGAAAAGACCAGAGCCCCTAACCCCTGAAGAAGAGAGTGATCTTCAACTTGTCAACCAAAGACTCCTTAAACTTTGCCAAAAATGTGAGGAAGCTAATGTGCCTTTGTTGGTCGATGCTGAAGACACCACTGTTCAGCCAGCTATTGATTACTTCACATACTCTTCTGCAATCATGCACAACAAGGATAACAAGCCCATCGTGTTTGGAACCATTCAAACTTACCTGAAAGATGCCAAGGAGAGGTTGTTGCTGACAACAAAGGCCGCAGAGAAAATGGGAGTTCCAATGGGGTTGAAATTGGTGAGGGGTGCTTACATGTCCAGAGAGAGTAAATTGGCCAAGTCTCTTGGATTTGCATCCCCAGTTCACAGTACCATTCAAGACACACACAATTGCTTCAATGATTGCTCATCATTTATGCTCGAGAAAGTTGCCAATGGACCTGGTTCAGTTGTTCTTGCAACCCACAATATTGAATCTG GCAAATTGGCTGTGGAAAAAGCACATGAATTGGGAGTTGAAAAGGTGAATCAGAAGCTAGAATTTGCACAGCTATATGGAATGTCAGAGGCACTTTCCTACGGGTTGAGCAATGCAGGGTTTCGGGTTAGCAAGTATATGCCATTTGGGCCAGTAGAAATGACTATGCCCTACCTCATTAGAAGAGCTGAAGAGAACAGAGGGGTCTTGGCTGCATCAGGTTTTGATAGGCAATTGACTAG AAAGGAGTTGGCAAGGAGACTGAAAGCTTTAGTGTTCTGA
- the LOC106767578 gene encoding uncharacterized protein LOC106767578 isoform X2, translating into MGDSKRWTVTYTKHIKQKRKVYQDGFLELHTSTSKVSLYDECEKLLECRLLKNDETVISGESLVFNGYLVDIGDQEGEKKPECDLNVDRRSRSFSRFTTPDCSKHTRTNEKENVGRVRSPLSPSQKVIRVVKSAEFKRRELVKYGSPKISQQAQNPSIEEWHVVYTTQVTQKAKKYHDGFLRLVLRGSCGAQITLFDTSKNVLDSRFLKKDDLIKPGESIAFDSYLIDIGEHQGGCSPDSKVLGDKFTNVEGTQTDIQKTYLQTDTHVTAEKRAWQVLYTTELTKKAKKYHDGFLHIELCGSYGKQVVLYDLSKRPLQRRFLKKDEIIMTGESVYFDGHFVEVGEPEGSHHSPAKLSEGGNGDNVERRGHGQNGCRKVNPSSAKGKPPSELCLGKGSGLDCLVTEREDIKTNRITPPIKPLRDADQILAILQNPNLKPRESYLTGGQSPNGGQNTGDNVSATAAKSYQNFGDKESAAAAKSCQNIGDKESAATKSLDITLSGACSGDSFQSTENVKLSHQPSQKEDAQTNTNEKDSGYQSCFITNEEKSDEEFSCERETIPSFELGF; encoded by the exons ATGGGGGACTCGAAACGCTGGACGGTGACCTACACAAAACACATTAAGCAGAAACGCAAGGTGTATCAAGATGGATTCCTAGAGCTCCACACTTCCACCAGCAAG GTTTCTCTGTACGATGAGTGCGAGAAATTGTTGGAGTGTCGACTCTTGAAAAACGATGAAACTGTAATTTCTGGTGAATCGTTAGTTTTCAACGGTTACCTTGTGGACATAGGCGATCAGGAGGGAGAGAAAAAACCTGAATGTGATTTGAACGTTGATAGGAGAAGCAGGAGTTTTTCAAGATTCACGACTCCTG ATTGTTCAAAACATACAAGAACGAATGAGAAGGAGAACGTCGGACGTGTGCGGAGTCCTCTCAGTCCGTCACAAAAAGTTATCAGAG TCGTAAAAAGTGCAGAATTTAAGAGGAGAGAACTGGTTAAGTATGGATCACCAAAGATCAGTCAGCAGGCACAAAATCCTAGTATTGAAG AGTGGCATGTTGTATACACCACACAAGTGACTCAAAAGGCAAAGAAGTACCATGATGGTTTTTTACGATTAGTTCTTCGTGGATCTTGTGGGGCACAG ATTACGCTGTTTGACACAAGTAAGAATGTCTTAGATAGCAGATTCCTGAAGAAAGATGATTTAATAAAACCCGGTGAATCGATTGCATTTGATTCATATTTGATTGACATCGGTGAGCATCAAGGTGGTTGCTCACCAGATTCCAAAGTTCTTGGAGACAAATTTACCAATGTTGAGGGAACGCAGACGGACATACAGAAAACTTATCTCCAAACTGATACCCATGTAACTGCTGAAAAAAGGG CATGGCAGGTCCTGTACACTACCGAGTTAACTAAAAAAGCCAAGAAGTACCATGATGGCTTTTTACACATTGAACTTTGTGGATCATATGGAAAGCAG GTTGTTCTGTATGATTTGAGCAAAAGACCTTTACAACGCCGGTTCCTAAagaaagatgaaattataatgaCAGGTGAATCGGTGTATTTTGATGGACATTTTGTTGAAGTAGGAGAGCCTGAAGGAAGTCATCACTCTCCGGCGAAGTTAAGTGAAGGAGGGAATGGTGATAATGTTGAGAGGAGAGGACATGGGCAAAATGGCTGCCGCAAGGTCAATCCATCTTCTGCTAAAG GAAAACCTCCGAGTGAACTTTGTCTGGGGAAAGGATCTGGATTGGATTGTCTGGTTACCGAACGAGAAGATATAAAAACAAACAGGATAACCCCACCAATCAAGCCTTTACGTGATG CCGATCAAATACTGGCCATTTTACAGAATCCTAACCTGAAGCCTCGGGAGAGTTATCTAACAG GAGGCCAATCGCCCAATGGGGGTCAAAATACTGGGGACAACGTATCAGCTACTGCTGCGAAATCCTATCAAAATTTCGGGGATAAGGAATCAGCTGCGGCTGCGAAATCATGTCAAAATATTGGGGATAAGGAATCAGCTGCGACGAAATCCCTTGATATTACATTGTCTGGAG CATGTAGCGGTGACAGTTTCCAATCTACCGAGAATGTCAAATTGTCCCACCAG CCCTCTCAGAAGGAGGATGCCCAGACAAATACGAATGAGAAGGATTCTGGTTATCAATCTTGCTTCATTACCAATGAAGAAAAGAGTGATGAGGAGTTTTCGTGTGAAAGGGAAACAATCCCAAGTTTTGAACTTGGATTTTAA
- the LOC106767578 gene encoding uncharacterized protein LOC106767578 isoform X1: MGDSKRWTVTYTKHIKQKRKVYQDGFLELHTSTSKVSLYDECEKLLECRLLKNDETVISGESLVFNGYLVDIGDQEGEKKPECDLNVDRRSRSFSRFTTPDCSKHTRTNEKENVGRVRSPLSPSQKVIRVVKSAEFKRRELVKYGSPKISQQAQNPSIEEWHVVYTTQVTQKAKKYHDGFLRLVLRGSCGAQITLFDTSKNVLDSRFLKKDDLIKPGESIAFDSYLIDIGEHQGGCSPDSKVLGDKFTNVEGTQTDIQKTYLQTDTHVTAEKRAWQVLYTTELTKKAKKYHDGFLHIELCGSYGKQVVLYDLSKRPLQRRFLKKDEIIMTGESVYFDGHFVEVGEPEGSHHSPAKLSEGGNGDNVERRGHGQNGCRKVNPSSAKGKPPSELCLGKGSGLDCLVTEREDIKTNRITPPIKPLRDADQILAILQNPNLKPRESYLTGGQSPNGGQNTGDNVSATAAKSYQNFGDKESAAAAKSCQNIGDKESAATKSLDITLSGAACSGDSFQSTENVKLSHQPSQKEDAQTNTNEKDSGYQSCFITNEEKSDEEFSCERETIPSFELGF; encoded by the exons ATGGGGGACTCGAAACGCTGGACGGTGACCTACACAAAACACATTAAGCAGAAACGCAAGGTGTATCAAGATGGATTCCTAGAGCTCCACACTTCCACCAGCAAG GTTTCTCTGTACGATGAGTGCGAGAAATTGTTGGAGTGTCGACTCTTGAAAAACGATGAAACTGTAATTTCTGGTGAATCGTTAGTTTTCAACGGTTACCTTGTGGACATAGGCGATCAGGAGGGAGAGAAAAAACCTGAATGTGATTTGAACGTTGATAGGAGAAGCAGGAGTTTTTCAAGATTCACGACTCCTG ATTGTTCAAAACATACAAGAACGAATGAGAAGGAGAACGTCGGACGTGTGCGGAGTCCTCTCAGTCCGTCACAAAAAGTTATCAGAG TCGTAAAAAGTGCAGAATTTAAGAGGAGAGAACTGGTTAAGTATGGATCACCAAAGATCAGTCAGCAGGCACAAAATCCTAGTATTGAAG AGTGGCATGTTGTATACACCACACAAGTGACTCAAAAGGCAAAGAAGTACCATGATGGTTTTTTACGATTAGTTCTTCGTGGATCTTGTGGGGCACAG ATTACGCTGTTTGACACAAGTAAGAATGTCTTAGATAGCAGATTCCTGAAGAAAGATGATTTAATAAAACCCGGTGAATCGATTGCATTTGATTCATATTTGATTGACATCGGTGAGCATCAAGGTGGTTGCTCACCAGATTCCAAAGTTCTTGGAGACAAATTTACCAATGTTGAGGGAACGCAGACGGACATACAGAAAACTTATCTCCAAACTGATACCCATGTAACTGCTGAAAAAAGGG CATGGCAGGTCCTGTACACTACCGAGTTAACTAAAAAAGCCAAGAAGTACCATGATGGCTTTTTACACATTGAACTTTGTGGATCATATGGAAAGCAG GTTGTTCTGTATGATTTGAGCAAAAGACCTTTACAACGCCGGTTCCTAAagaaagatgaaattataatgaCAGGTGAATCGGTGTATTTTGATGGACATTTTGTTGAAGTAGGAGAGCCTGAAGGAAGTCATCACTCTCCGGCGAAGTTAAGTGAAGGAGGGAATGGTGATAATGTTGAGAGGAGAGGACATGGGCAAAATGGCTGCCGCAAGGTCAATCCATCTTCTGCTAAAG GAAAACCTCCGAGTGAACTTTGTCTGGGGAAAGGATCTGGATTGGATTGTCTGGTTACCGAACGAGAAGATATAAAAACAAACAGGATAACCCCACCAATCAAGCCTTTACGTGATG CCGATCAAATACTGGCCATTTTACAGAATCCTAACCTGAAGCCTCGGGAGAGTTATCTAACAG GAGGCCAATCGCCCAATGGGGGTCAAAATACTGGGGACAACGTATCAGCTACTGCTGCGAAATCCTATCAAAATTTCGGGGATAAGGAATCAGCTGCGGCTGCGAAATCATGTCAAAATATTGGGGATAAGGAATCAGCTGCGACGAAATCCCTTGATATTACATTGTCTGGAG CAGCATGTAGCGGTGACAGTTTCCAATCTACCGAGAATGTCAAATTGTCCCACCAG CCCTCTCAGAAGGAGGATGCCCAGACAAATACGAATGAGAAGGATTCTGGTTATCAATCTTGCTTCATTACCAATGAAGAAAAGAGTGATGAGGAGTTTTCGTGTGAAAGGGAAACAATCCCAAGTTTTGAACTTGGATTTTAA
- the LOC106767578 gene encoding uncharacterized protein LOC106767578 isoform X3, translating to MGDSKRWTVTYTKHIKQKRKVYQDGFLELHTSTSKVSLYDECEKLLECRLLKNDETVISGESLVFNGYLVDIGDQEGEKKPECDLNVDRRSRSFSRFTTPDCSKHTRTNEKENVGRVRSPLSPSQKVIREFKRRELVKYGSPKISQQAQNPSIEEWHVVYTTQVTQKAKKYHDGFLRLVLRGSCGAQITLFDTSKNVLDSRFLKKDDLIKPGESIAFDSYLIDIGEHQGGCSPDSKVLGDKFTNVEGTQTDIQKTYLQTDTHVTAEKRAWQVLYTTELTKKAKKYHDGFLHIELCGSYGKQVVLYDLSKRPLQRRFLKKDEIIMTGESVYFDGHFVEVGEPEGSHHSPAKLSEGGNGDNVERRGHGQNGCRKVNPSSAKGKPPSELCLGKGSGLDCLVTEREDIKTNRITPPIKPLRDADQILAILQNPNLKPRESYLTGGQSPNGGQNTGDNVSATAAKSYQNFGDKESAAAAKSCQNIGDKESAATKSLDITLSGAACSGDSFQSTENVKLSHQPSQKEDAQTNTNEKDSGYQSCFITNEEKSDEEFSCERETIPSFELGF from the exons ATGGGGGACTCGAAACGCTGGACGGTGACCTACACAAAACACATTAAGCAGAAACGCAAGGTGTATCAAGATGGATTCCTAGAGCTCCACACTTCCACCAGCAAG GTTTCTCTGTACGATGAGTGCGAGAAATTGTTGGAGTGTCGACTCTTGAAAAACGATGAAACTGTAATTTCTGGTGAATCGTTAGTTTTCAACGGTTACCTTGTGGACATAGGCGATCAGGAGGGAGAGAAAAAACCTGAATGTGATTTGAACGTTGATAGGAGAAGCAGGAGTTTTTCAAGATTCACGACTCCTG ATTGTTCAAAACATACAAGAACGAATGAGAAGGAGAACGTCGGACGTGTGCGGAGTCCTCTCAGTCCGTCACAAAAAGTTATCAGAG AATTTAAGAGGAGAGAACTGGTTAAGTATGGATCACCAAAGATCAGTCAGCAGGCACAAAATCCTAGTATTGAAG AGTGGCATGTTGTATACACCACACAAGTGACTCAAAAGGCAAAGAAGTACCATGATGGTTTTTTACGATTAGTTCTTCGTGGATCTTGTGGGGCACAG ATTACGCTGTTTGACACAAGTAAGAATGTCTTAGATAGCAGATTCCTGAAGAAAGATGATTTAATAAAACCCGGTGAATCGATTGCATTTGATTCATATTTGATTGACATCGGTGAGCATCAAGGTGGTTGCTCACCAGATTCCAAAGTTCTTGGAGACAAATTTACCAATGTTGAGGGAACGCAGACGGACATACAGAAAACTTATCTCCAAACTGATACCCATGTAACTGCTGAAAAAAGGG CATGGCAGGTCCTGTACACTACCGAGTTAACTAAAAAAGCCAAGAAGTACCATGATGGCTTTTTACACATTGAACTTTGTGGATCATATGGAAAGCAG GTTGTTCTGTATGATTTGAGCAAAAGACCTTTACAACGCCGGTTCCTAAagaaagatgaaattataatgaCAGGTGAATCGGTGTATTTTGATGGACATTTTGTTGAAGTAGGAGAGCCTGAAGGAAGTCATCACTCTCCGGCGAAGTTAAGTGAAGGAGGGAATGGTGATAATGTTGAGAGGAGAGGACATGGGCAAAATGGCTGCCGCAAGGTCAATCCATCTTCTGCTAAAG GAAAACCTCCGAGTGAACTTTGTCTGGGGAAAGGATCTGGATTGGATTGTCTGGTTACCGAACGAGAAGATATAAAAACAAACAGGATAACCCCACCAATCAAGCCTTTACGTGATG CCGATCAAATACTGGCCATTTTACAGAATCCTAACCTGAAGCCTCGGGAGAGTTATCTAACAG GAGGCCAATCGCCCAATGGGGGTCAAAATACTGGGGACAACGTATCAGCTACTGCTGCGAAATCCTATCAAAATTTCGGGGATAAGGAATCAGCTGCGGCTGCGAAATCATGTCAAAATATTGGGGATAAGGAATCAGCTGCGACGAAATCCCTTGATATTACATTGTCTGGAG CAGCATGTAGCGGTGACAGTTTCCAATCTACCGAGAATGTCAAATTGTCCCACCAG CCCTCTCAGAAGGAGGATGCCCAGACAAATACGAATGAGAAGGATTCTGGTTATCAATCTTGCTTCATTACCAATGAAGAAAAGAGTGATGAGGAGTTTTCGTGTGAAAGGGAAACAATCCCAAGTTTTGAACTTGGATTTTAA
- the LOC106767033 gene encoding 30S ribosomal protein S6 alpha, chloroplastic: MASSALTSVPLSSSSLNVPHSSSKLPSNFLSSPIGTFSRGPKFLFAEPRYHFHPKGNGSKFSIAAQTLDFSDSFFEGGFGSEDDPNSPGGTGFTAVEEKEEPPCPPGLRQYETMMVLRPDMTEDERLALTQKYEEILVAGGGMYVEVFNRGVIPLAYGIKKKNKAGETNTYLDGIYLLFTYFTKPESVKPLEETVLADDNVIRSTSFKIRKRKY, translated from the exons ATGGCTTCGTCTGCCCTCACTTCGGttcctctctcttcttcttctctcaatgTTCCTCATTCTTCTTCCAAACTCCCTTCCAATTTTCTATCTTCTCCCATTGGCACATTCTCTCGTGGTCCCAAATTTCTCTTTGCAGAACCAAGATACCATTTTCACCCAAAGGGAAATGGTTCTAAATTTTCCATCGCAGCCCAAACCCTAGACTTCTCCGATTCGTTCTTCGAAGGGGGTTTCGGCTCCGAAGACGACCCCAATTCACCAGGCGGAACCGGGTTCACGGCCGTCGAGGAAAAGGAGGAGCCCCCTTGCCCACCCGGCCTTCGACAGTACGAGACAATGATGGTTTTGAGGCCCGACATGACCGAGGATGAACGACTTGCACTCACCCAGAAGTACGAGGAG ATTCTTGTTGCTGGAGGTGGCATGTATGTAGAGGTTTTTAACAGAGGAGTTATTCCTCTAGCATATGGcatcaagaagaaaaacaaagctGGGGAGACCAACACTTATTTGGATGGCATCTACCTGCTGTTCACCTACTTCACCAAGCCTGAATCCGTAAAGCCTCTCGAGGAGACAGTGTTAGCGGATGATAATGTTATCCGATCAACGAGTTTCAAAATTAGGAAGAGGAAATATTAG